One Aquisediminimonas profunda genomic region harbors:
- a CDS encoding O-acetylhomoserine aminocarboxypropyltransferase has product MTQKLETLTIHAGCEPDPTTNARITPIYQTASYVFDSAEHAANLFALREFGNIYTRIMNPTNAALEGKIAALEGGVGALAVASGHAAQLLVFHTLMETGCEIVAAKKLYGGSLNQLAHAFAKFGWKAVFVDADDPANVAAAITEKTRAVFIESLANPGGVVQDIAAIAKVAHDAGVPLVVDNTMATPMLCRPFEHGADIIVHSATKFLNGHGNSIGGLIVDSGKFDWKASDKFPTLTAPNPSYHGAVLADAVGPIAFIIACRVIGLRDLGPSMAPMNAFLALTGMETLALRMERHCSNALHLAKWLQNHPKVAWVSYAGLAEDPYHQLAQRYLGGKAGAVFTFGVKGGYEAGVKLVSSVKLLSHLANIGDTRSLIIHPASTTHSQLGEEELAAAGAGADVVRVSVGIEHIDDIVADLAQALEQI; this is encoded by the coding sequence ATGACGCAAAAACTTGAAACGCTCACCATCCACGCCGGTTGCGAACCAGATCCGACCACCAACGCGCGGATCACGCCGATCTACCAGACGGCGAGCTATGTCTTTGATAGTGCGGAACATGCAGCAAATCTGTTTGCCCTCAGGGAATTCGGGAACATTTACACCCGGATCATGAACCCGACCAACGCTGCACTCGAAGGCAAGATTGCGGCGCTGGAAGGAGGCGTTGGCGCGCTTGCAGTAGCATCAGGCCATGCAGCCCAACTGCTCGTCTTTCATACACTCATGGAGACTGGATGCGAAATCGTCGCGGCCAAGAAACTCTATGGTGGGTCGCTGAACCAGTTGGCCCATGCGTTTGCCAAGTTCGGGTGGAAGGCTGTGTTCGTTGATGCAGACGATCCAGCCAATGTTGCGGCTGCAATTACCGAAAAGACTCGTGCCGTGTTCATCGAAAGCCTCGCCAATCCAGGTGGCGTTGTGCAGGACATTGCGGCCATCGCCAAGGTTGCTCACGACGCTGGGGTGCCGCTGGTCGTCGACAACACAATGGCCACGCCAATGCTTTGTCGCCCGTTTGAACACGGTGCAGACATTATCGTCCATTCAGCAACCAAGTTTCTGAACGGTCACGGAAATTCGATCGGTGGCCTGATTGTGGACTCCGGCAAGTTCGACTGGAAGGCCAGCGACAAGTTCCCGACATTGACAGCGCCAAACCCTTCCTATCACGGCGCTGTGCTTGCTGATGCGGTGGGGCCAATCGCGTTCATCATTGCATGCCGGGTGATCGGGCTGCGAGACCTTGGCCCGTCAATGGCGCCGATGAACGCGTTCCTTGCGTTGACCGGCATGGAAACATTGGCTCTCCGCATGGAACGGCACTGCTCGAATGCGTTGCACCTCGCGAAGTGGCTGCAGAACCACCCCAAGGTTGCGTGGGTCAGCTACGCCGGGCTTGCTGAAGATCCCTACCACCAGCTTGCCCAGCGCTATCTCGGCGGCAAGGCTGGCGCCGTGTTCACCTTCGGCGTGAAGGGCGGCTATGAGGCGGGAGTGAAGCTTGTGTCTTCGGTCAAGCTGTTAAGCCATCTTGCCAACATCGGCGACACCCGTTCGCTGATCATCCACCCGGCCTCGACGACGCACAGCCAGTTGGGCGAGGAGGAACTTGCTGCTGCCGGGGCAGGGGCAGATGTTGTGCGCGTCTCCGTCGGGATAGAGCATATCGACGATATCGTTGCGGATCTGGCACAGGCGCTGGAACAGATTTGA
- the scpA gene encoding methylmalonyl-CoA mutase has protein sequence MANIEAWTAAAAKEVKGKDLTWHTPEGIAVKPLYTEVDAQDPGLPGFAPFTRGVRASMYAGRPWTIRQYAGFSTAEESNAFYRRNLAAGQKGLSVAFDLATHRGYDSDHPRVVGDVGKAGVAIDSVEDMKILFDGIPLDQMSVSMTMNGAVIPILAFFIVAGEEQGVAQAQLDGTIQNDILKEFMVRNTYIYPPEPSMRIVSDIIAYTSDNMPKFNSISISGYHMHEAGATAVQELAFTIADGKEYVQRAMASGLDIDAFAGRLSFFFGIGMNFFMEVAKLRAARTLWHRVMDGLGAKDERSKMLRTHCQTSGVSLQEQDPYNNVIRTTIEAMAATLGGTQSLHTNALDEAIALPTDFSARIARNTQIVLAEESGITKVVDPLGGSYYVEALTSELVDRAWAIIQEIDALGGMTKAVATGMPKRVIEEAAAARQARVDKAEDVIVGVNKYKLANEEHLDTLEVDNAKVREGQIARIKAVKASRDAGACAAALAALSAGARGGKNVLALAVDAARARATLGEISDALESAFGRYATTPTPVTGIYGKAYANDARYALVVDGVDAISRRLGRKPRLLVAKMGQDGHDRGANVIASAFTDMGFETISGPLFQTPEETLALALEKDVDAIGASSLAAGHKTLIPELLRLLREAGRSDIKVFAGGVIPPQDYEFLRNAGVVGIYGPGTNVVECAGDVLRLLGHNMPPLEIEGKAA, from the coding sequence ATGGCAAACATCGAAGCGTGGACGGCAGCCGCGGCCAAGGAGGTCAAAGGCAAGGACCTGACCTGGCACACGCCGGAAGGGATCGCGGTCAAGCCGCTTTATACCGAAGTCGACGCTCAGGATCCGGGCTTGCCCGGATTTGCGCCGTTCACGCGTGGCGTTCGTGCCTCAATGTATGCCGGACGGCCTTGGACGATCCGTCAATATGCGGGCTTTTCAACCGCGGAAGAGTCCAACGCCTTTTACCGGCGAAACCTTGCTGCCGGGCAAAAGGGGCTGTCGGTCGCGTTCGATCTGGCTACGCATCGCGGCTATGACAGCGATCATCCGCGCGTTGTCGGCGATGTGGGCAAGGCCGGGGTTGCGATCGACTCCGTTGAAGACATGAAAATCCTTTTCGACGGGATACCGCTCGACCAGATGTCGGTCAGCATGACTATGAATGGAGCGGTAATCCCGATCCTTGCCTTCTTCATTGTTGCCGGAGAGGAGCAGGGTGTTGCTCAAGCCCAGCTCGACGGGACTATTCAGAACGATATCCTGAAGGAATTCATGGTTCGGAATACCTATATTTATCCACCCGAGCCTTCGATGCGGATTGTTTCAGATATCATCGCATATACGTCGGATAATATGCCGAAATTCAATAGTATTTCCATTTCCGGATATCACATGCACGAAGCCGGGGCGACGGCGGTGCAGGAACTGGCTTTCACCATTGCCGATGGCAAGGAATATGTGCAACGCGCCATGGCAAGCGGGCTTGATATCGACGCCTTTGCCGGGCGGCTAAGTTTCTTTTTCGGCATCGGAATGAACTTCTTCATGGAAGTTGCGAAGCTTCGCGCTGCGCGCACACTTTGGCATCGGGTCATGGATGGACTTGGCGCCAAGGACGAGCGTTCCAAGATGCTGCGCACCCATTGCCAGACATCTGGCGTGTCGCTGCAGGAGCAGGACCCCTACAACAACGTCATTCGCACCACGATCGAAGCGATGGCTGCAACATTGGGTGGCACGCAATCGCTGCACACCAATGCTCTGGACGAAGCCATTGCCCTGCCCACGGACTTTTCGGCGCGTATTGCACGCAACACGCAAATCGTTCTGGCCGAAGAAAGCGGGATCACCAAAGTCGTCGATCCCCTGGGCGGGTCTTATTACGTCGAGGCTCTGACCAGCGAGCTCGTGGATCGGGCCTGGGCGATCATACAGGAGATCGATGCCCTTGGCGGAATGACGAAGGCTGTGGCTACAGGCATGCCAAAGCGAGTCATCGAGGAGGCAGCCGCTGCCCGGCAGGCGCGTGTAGACAAGGCGGAAGATGTCATTGTCGGCGTCAACAAGTACAAGCTTGCGAATGAAGAGCATCTCGACACCCTCGAAGTCGACAATGCCAAGGTTCGCGAAGGCCAGATCGCACGTATCAAAGCGGTGAAGGCGTCCCGGGATGCTGGAGCCTGCGCAGCAGCGCTCGCAGCTCTTTCAGCCGGCGCCCGCGGGGGGAAGAACGTCCTCGCACTGGCAGTCGACGCGGCGCGCGCACGGGCAACGCTTGGCGAAATTTCGGACGCGCTGGAGTCGGCTTTTGGCCGATACGCCACGACGCCGACGCCGGTCACGGGGATTTACGGCAAGGCTTATGCGAACGATGCCCGTTATGCTCTTGTGGTGGACGGCGTCGATGCCATCAGCCGCCGCCTGGGCCGAAAGCCCAGATTGCTTGTCGCAAAGATGGGTCAGGACGGCCATGATCGCGGGGCAAACGTGATCGCGTCTGCATTTACCGACATGGGTTTTGAAACCATCTCCGGCCCGCTGTTCCAGACGCCGGAAGAGACGCTGGCGCTCGCGCTTGAGAAGGATGTGGACGCGATTGGTGCTTCATCGCTCGCTGCTGGCCACAAGACCCTGATTCCGGAATTGCTTCGTCTCCTGCGCGAAGCAGGACGCAGTGACATCAAGGTTTTCGCCGGCGGTGTCATTCCGCCGCAGGACTATGAATTCCTGCGCAATGCCGGGGTTGTCGGCATCTATGGGCCGGGAACAAATGTTGTCGAATGTGCCGGCGATGTCTTGCGGCTTCTTGGCCACAATATGCCGCCACTTGAAATTGAGGGGAAAGCCGCATGA